ACTCTGGCCGGCGCCACTCTGGCCGGCGCCACTCTGGCCGGCGCCACTCTGGCCGGCGCCACTCTGGCCGGCGCCACTCTGGCCAGCGCCACTCTGGCCGGCGCCACTCTGGCCGGCGCCACTCTGGCCGGCGCCACTCTGGCCAGCGCCACTCTGGCCAGCGCCACTCTGGCCAGCACCACTCTGACCAGCACCACTCTGACCAGCACCACTCTGACCAGCACCACTCTGGCCAGCACCACTCTGGCCCTGCTGTTGCCCCGAGGATGGCGACGAACGCACGTTTGGAGGAAGTCCTCCCGAACCCGTTGGTCCGCCCGAGCCCGTGGGCGAGTAGCCAGCGTTCACCAACGGCTGCGCTGCCTTCGCAATCCCCTCTATATCCAGAAGCACTTCCACCTTCCCCCCAAACTCACTGTCAGGTGGGAACTTCAGTCCAAAGTCCGTTGGATTCAGATCGAAACGCACTTCGAACCCAGCACAGTTGCCAAGCGATGTCCGCGACTGCCCCGTCCGTGAAGCTCGCACGGTGATCGGTCGCGTCTTGCCTGCGATTGTCAACTCTCCATCGAGCGAAAAGGAGTCGCTCGAAACCTGCGATCCGGAGAGCGATGTCGTCGTCAGCACAAACTCGGGGTTCTTGTTGGTATTCAGGAACGCGGATCCCATGTGCACGCGAGCAAAGTCCTCGCCATCGCAGTCAAGCGATTTCGCCCCCACCCGCACGGTGAGTTGAGGCCAGTTTCCCTGCGTCAGCGCGAAGGAGCCTGACACATCGTGGAAAGCGGCCCAGTACTGCCCCGCCTTCGCGTGTTGCACGCCGACGAATGCAGAACTGTAGAGATCGTCGATAGCGAAATGCTGCAGTCCTGCTGGTGGCGGCACATAGCGGTAACTCCCATTGTTGTCTGCGGCGATCTGCTTGCAAATCTGCTCTCCCATCTGATCGTGGAAGCAGATCGTGTTGATCTCCACCTTCTTGGCAGGATTGCCTGCTGCGATGACTGCACCAGAACTTGCAGCGTCGAAGACGCCGTCCGTCATCAGGAAGATCGCTTCGGGTTTCAGGCGCCGCAGCGCGATGTCAAGCGCACCACTCGGATCGGTGCCCCCACCAGAATTTGGTCCGAAGGCGG
This Deltaproteobacteria bacterium DNA region includes the following protein-coding sequences:
- a CDS encoding YceI family protein — encoded protein: AFGPNSGGGTDPSGALDIALRRLKPEAIFLMTDGVFDAASSGAVIAAGNPAKKVEINTICFHDQMGEQICKQIAADNNGSYRYVPPPAGLQHFAIDDLYSSAFVGVQHAKAGQYWAAFHDVSGSFALTQGNWPQLTVRVGAKSLDCDGEDFARVHMGSAFLNTNKNPEFVLTTTSLSGSQVSSDSFSLDGELTIAGKTRPITVRASRTGQSRTSLGNCAGFEVRFDLNPTDFGLKFPPDSEFGGKVEVLLDIEGIAKAAQPLVNAGYSPTGSGGPTGSGGLPPNVRSSPSSGQQQGQSGAGQSGAGQSGAGQSGAGQSGAGQSGAGQSGAGQSGAGQSGAGQSGAGQSGAGQSGAGQSGAGQSGAGQSGAGQSGAGQS